The following are encoded together in the Penicillium digitatum chromosome 3, complete sequence genome:
- a CDS encoding DNA-binding SAP, with the protein MRLSAALYSPTHPWLACLKSAQLQRIARATGIQSSGSKGILIERIAAELKLQLAATDDDGVAEGAITSSSNRITKSSFSASADISQDRQFDRRISTESGSSKSKAKTITKSADLSKSNPAQPWSILSIDMGVQNLAFAHLRLPRAGGPGIGIDTANPRPPELTAWHKLAVSEISSLNLRPRDGDLTSAIKFAEPIPGPGDATASSQAILPVEPEKDLPVKVKIAKSAPKEQDGFSPDLYAANAYTLITSLIAAYRPTHVLIERQRFRSGGGSAVLEWTLRVGLLESMLYAVLHTLRQERGGDVADLVVRGIDPKRVVRYWLEGGSGSCVRRKGDVDEKTQAEERVKEKKPTAREVKKAKIDLIGRWLSAAMQKQIANASLETDGDLKKLELGFAADDKIVLADKSEHPTLHGVAGAYMRKWQGQRQTSKKGKGNGSRALKSESLSLLPTLPESNMGDEVAAVDPAKLDDLADCLLQGVTWVEWQIMRERIAKEGIEALESTA; encoded by the coding sequence ATGCGTCTCTCTGCAGCATTGTACTCCCCAACGCACCCTTGGCTCGCATGCTTGAAATCGGCACAATTGCAGCGCATCGCGCGTGCAACAGGTATCCAATCGTCTGGTTCGAAGGGTATTCTTATTGAGCGCATTGCAGCGGAGTTGAAGTTGCAGCTGGCTGCCACAGATGATGATGGTGTCGCAGAGGGTGCCATCACCAGTAGTTCCAATCGCATTACCAAATCTAGTTTTAGTGCAAGCGCCGACATAAGCCAGGATCGACAGTTCGATCGACGGATATCAACAGAATCTGGCTCGAGCAAAAGCAAAGCGAAGACAATCACCAAGTCAGCAGACTTGTCAAAATCAAATCCTGCACAGCCATGGAGCATCCTCAGCATCGATATGGGGGTTCAGAACCTTGCATTCGCGCATCTACGATTGCCCCGCGCTGGGGGTCCAGGTATCGGGATAGATACTGCGAACCCAAGACCGCCAGAGCTAACAGCCTGGCACAAACTCGCTGTCTCGGAGATTTCAAGTTTGAACTTGAGACCCAGGGATGGGGATCTTACCAGTGCAATCAAGTTCGCTGAACCAATTCCAGGGCCCGGTGACGCCACTGCATCATCTCAAGCGATTCTCCCAGTAGAACCGGAAAAGGACTTGCCCGTCAAAGTGAAGATCGCCAAATCTGCCCCGAAAGAACAAGATGGCTTCTCTCCAGACCTCTACGCTGCAAATGCGTACACCCTTATCACCTCACTCATAGCTGCATATCGCCCCACGCATGTGCTCATAGAGCGTCAGCGCTTCCGCTCAGGCGGCGGGAGTGCTGTGCTTGAATGGACGCTGCGCGTTGGCCTGCTGgagagtatgttgtatgccGTTCTCCATACGCTGCGACAGGAGAGGGGTGGGGATGTTGCAGATTTAGTTGTTCGAGGCATTGACCCGAAGCGGGTAGTCAGGTACTGGCTTGAGGGTGGATCTGGGTCGTGTGTTCGAAGGAAAGGAGACGTGGATGAGAAAACACAAGCCGAGGAAAGggtcaaggagaagaaaccCACTGCacgagaagtgaagaaggcTAAGATCGATCTTATTGGACGGTGGCTTTCTGCTGCGATGCAGAAGCAGATTGCCAATGCTTCTCTAGAGACGGACGGGGATCTGAAGAAACTGGAGCTGGGCTTTGCTGCCGACGATAAGATTGTGCTCGCGGATAAATCCGAGCATCCTACTCTGCATGGCGTTGCGGGTGCTTATATGCGGAAATGGCAGGGCCAGAGGCAGACGTCGAAGAAGGGGAAAGGGAATGGGTCTCGTGCTTTGAAGAGTGAATCTCTTTCCCTATTGCCCACACTCCCTGAGTCCAACATGGGGGATGAGGTGGCTGCTGTTGATCCGGCGAAACTCGATGATTTGGCGGATTGTTTATTGCAGGGTGTGACATGGGTGGAATGGCAGATTATGCGGGAGCGGATTGCGAAGGAAGGGATTGAGGCATTGGAATCTACAGCGTAG
- a CDS encoding gb, with translation MADNSTVEETKQTFIQRFRAWGENSFPPTLLASLITAQHMRPFQFFPMLFPPVLIFSSYANLQGFKTDTAGISAAFSGLYLLLAARRRQPFMKKLGVRGVVRGATMGLALVNMVGGGLAYTLGRREEEEDAS, from the exons ATGGCGGACAATTCAACGGTCGAAGAGACAAAACAGACATTTATCCAGCGCTTCCGGGCCTGGGGTG AAAACTCGTTCCCACCCACGTTGCTTGCCTCCCTGATCACAGCCCAGCACATGCGCCCCTTCCAGTTCTTTCCAATGCTCTTTCCGCCTGTACTGATCTTCTCCAGCTATGCCAACCTGCAAGGCTTCAAGACAGACACTGCCGGCATCAGCGCAGCTTTCTCGGGACTGTATCTGCTTCTCGCGGCCCGCCGTCGACAGCCATTTATGAAGAAACTGGGTGTTCGGGGTGTCGTACGCGGTGCGACTATGGGTTTGGCTTTGGTCAACATGGTCGGGGGTGGGTTGGCGTACACTCTAGGTAGGagggaggaggaagaggatgcgTCATGA
- a CDS encoding putative domain, di-copper centre, protein MQGVLGSGNVGVDGAGHYSMGGDPSGDIFVSPGDPAFWLHHGIWWIWKNLNLREGLNTMSDTDTFLDAPASSNTTLDTLIDIGHADGEMVAMWDLLSTISGPFCYIYR, encoded by the coding sequence ATGCAGGGTGTTCTCGGCAGCGGAAATGTCGGCGTTGACGGTGCTGGTCATTACTCCATGGGCGGTGATCCTTCCGGTGATATCTTTGTTAGCCCTGGTGACCCTGCTTTCTGGCTTCACCACGGTATTTGGTGGATCTGGAAGAACTTAAACCTCCGCGAGGGTCTAAACACTATGTCTGATACTGATACTTTCTTGGACGCCCCTGCATCGTCTAACACTACTCTGGACACACTCATTGATATTGGTCACGCTGATGGCGAGATGGTCGCCATGTGGGATCTTTTGAGCACTATCTCTGGTCCTTTCTGTTATATCTACCGATAA
- a CDS encoding ER associated DnaJ chaperone (Hlj1), putative: MPPASASGSDAKRGGATSRDHKQGNQDRKYTDEQKAAVLRIRKCQPTAFYEILLVERSATDNEIKKAYRKQSLLTHPDKNGHEGADEAFKMVSRAFQILSDEEKKSKYDKFGGDPDSRFQPGPSASSGASPFGGFSGGGFPRGGQRFDEEVSAEEMFNRFFNGGFGGMGGGGFGGPQFVFNMGGGPGFRVHQFGGQAPRRRPRAAATEQEAQVDARSFLRQLLPLIILFILPLLSSLFSGSSTPSGPSYRFDTPVSPHTLGRSTPKLNLNYFVNPLDVDHFSARNFRELDSRVEVEYVRTLRNECEVENHERERRLQEAQGWLFPDVEKMKKARAMDMPNCRRLEQLKTRGRY, from the exons ATGCCCCCAGCTTCGGCATCTGGCTCTGACGCCAAACGCGGAGGTGCGACGTCGCGCGACCACAAGCAGGGCAACCAGGATCGCAAATACACGGATGAACAGAAAGCTGCTGTGCTTCGGATTCGAAAATGCCAGCCTACAGCGTTTTATGAAATCTTGCTAGTCGAGCGCTCGGCAACGGACAATGAGATCAAGAAGGCTTACCGCAAACAGAGTTTGTTGACGCATCCCGATAAGAACGGTCACGAAGGCGCGGATGAGGCATTCAAGA TGGTCTCGCGTGCTTTCCAGATCCTCTCCGATGAGGAAAAGAAGTCCAAATACGATAAATTTGGCGGTGATCCTGATAGCAGGTTCCAGCCCGGACCGAGCGCTTCGAGCGGTGCATCCCCCTTCGGCGGGTTCAGCGGTGGTGGATTCCCCCGCGGGGGTCAAAGATTCGACGAGGAGGTCTCAGCCGAGGAGATGTTCAATAGGTTCTTCAACGGAGGATTTGGCGGAATGGGTGGTGGTGGATTCG GCGGTCCGCAATTTGTCTTCAACATGGGAGGCGGCCCAGGATTTCGAGTGCATCAATTTGGAGGCCAGGCGCCCCGCCGCAGGCCTCGCGCAGCAGCAACTGAACAGGAAGCTCAGGTTGATGCCCGCAGTTTTCTTCGCCAGTTATTGCCGCTTATCATTCTATTCATCTTGCCGctcctctcctctctcttctctggTTCCTCAACCCCATCCGGACCCTCTTATCGATTTGATACCCCCGTCTCACCGCATACCCTTGGCCGCTCGACTCCTAAGCTCAATCTCAATTACTTTGTGAACCCGCTGGATGTGGATCACTTCAGTGCCCGAAACTTCAGAGAGCTAGACTCGCGCGTGGAGGTGGAATATGTCAGGACACTGCGGAATGAATGTGAGGTCGAAAATCATGAGCGGGAAAGGAGGTTGCAAGAAGCGCAGGGGTGGCTCTTTCCTGATGttgagaagatgaagaaggcTCGCGCGATGGATATGCCGAACTGCCGGCGTCTGGAGCAACTGAAGACAAGGGGGAGATATTAA
- a CDS encoding 3-oxo-5-alpha-steroid 4-dehydrogenase, C-terminal — translation MGATISTCWEVLPSIAELFPPTPAVYTSILCCFQYFPLITVAQWVLSWHPAGKTSSQSIFNIPGRIAWSAMEIVGPINLIYCMVTPSPYAPSFTDLPMSNILVGTLYCIHYFNRAIISPFFSAPSMSPIHVTIMSFAMIFNWFNSACLAGWLRGYKVPTIPSFPTASSGTPSPRSAVVDLLSTVGAILFTVGMAGNIYSETALFRLRREEAQKRAAKKTDGEVLAGGEAQASRNKFHKVYVIPPTRGVFRYILYPHYVFEWLEWIGFALAGTAVAPLSALTAPVSASSIAIAPPLRRAPWLVPAAWAADKLAVPLPLPAIVFVVNAVTNMLPHARWGRKWYVEKFGEKAVAGRGAVLPGCSWM, via the exons ATGGGTGCGACCATTTCCACTTGTTGGGAAGTTTTGCCATCCATTGCAGAGCTCTTCCCTCCAACCCCGGCTGTCTATACATCAATTCTATGCTGCTTCCAATACTTCCCCCTG ATAACGGTAGCTCAATGGGTTTTATCCTGGCATCCAGCGGGCAAAACCTCTTCGCAGTCCATCTTTAATATCCCAGGACGTATCGCCTGGTCTGCCATGGAGATTGTCGGGCCTATCAACTTGATATATTGCATGGTCACTCCATCACCATATGCACCCTCATTCACTGATCTCCCTATGTCCAACATCCTCGTTGGAACTCTGTATTGCATCCACTATTTTAACCGTGCTATCATCTCCCCTTTCTTCTCCGCCCCTAGCATGTCCCCAATCCACGTCACCATCATGTCCTTCGCCATGATCTTCAATTGGTTCAACTCAGCCTGTCTGGCTGGCTGGTTGCGTGGATATAAAGTTCCGACTATTCCAAGCTTTCCTACAGCTAGCAGCGGAACTCCATCCCCTCGCTCTGCGGTGGTAGATCTTCTCTCCACTGTGGGCGCAATCTTATTTACCGTCGGAATGGCCGGCAACATCTATTCAGAGACAGCACTATTCCGACTTAGACGCGAAGAAGCCCAAAAACGTGCGGCCAAAAAGACAGATGGTGAGGTTCTGGCCGGAGGCGAAGCACAAGCCAGCCGAAACAAGTTCCACAAGGTCTACGTCATCCCACCTACCCGTGGTGTCTTCCGATACATTCTGTATCCGCACTATGTCTTCGAGTGGCTCGAGTGGATTGGTTTTGCTCTCGCCGGTACGGCTGTTGCCCCGCTCTCCGCCCTCACTGCCCCCGTCTCAGCATCCTCCATTGCGATCGCTCCCCCGCTGCGTCGTGCGCCTTGGTTAGTGCCTGCTGCGTGGGCGGCTGATAAGCTTGCTGTGCCACTGCCGTTGCCTGCTATCGTATTTGTTGTCAATGCGGTAACAAATATGTTGCCACATGCGCGCTGGGGACGGAAGTGGTATGTTGAGAAGTTTGGGGAGAAGGCTGTCGCCGGAAGGGGCGCTGTTCTTCCTGGATGTTCGTGGATGTAA
- a CDS encoding Zinc finger, RING/FYVE/PHD-type: MSDTLSDADKIRNKRLAKLSNPAQPSVDGNSESAQSSANTSPSHSPLSTQPPSRLLNAPPTPQQSEGKRIKITPVATPERARSTAPSAPSTPPPQKVESIEAFEDRTLSAVFRVTLKEEGQRDIHGNRTYLPRLRSELLDEGQDLRIQVAVLDQALLEAASKAERNRPLDYLLPCWKRITKLYKGLRRTGENDPKYQVLCEARRLCMSYCIFAITMPEMFGSEWSPQSSLASYLLIDLEDDKGIDFDFINEAVRRFDEDDSVKPAFISAVEQLSAQLSSMDVNDDYKPYATALRNLVRNGSIAAAITESSIFNNTKDPAQFEKATLLGPWFRLSPLQANVTLSYFSSPKTRDQAYISNAQRSLRMTQQMLSSDLLDVVNHLIRASKEARDRVLDWFATAMNINHKRRAMQVDPAQVSSDGFMFNITTCLDQLCEPFMDAAFTKIDRVDADYLHRNSRVDMRDETKINADQHASDAFYSKKVEGTSNFITEIFFLTVAAHHYGSESLTSKMEQLEKDVRQMESTITKFELERVRWINNPQQLRTFDTALKKYKDKLDLGIALKYSLQGVLFDEQWQARSMLFMRYVTVWLLRLVSGKNFPKEQVTLPLPEEQPEVFKCLPEYFLEDVVSNFKFIMWCMPQIITATQGDELVMLCITFLESSAYIKNPYLKAGLISILFRGTWKRPGGASGVLVDLLNSMPFANEHLLHAVMKFYIEAEFTGTHSQFYDKFNIRYEIFEIIKCIWPNTLYREKLSLQANQNLDFFVQFVNLLLNDVTYVLDESFGAFKTIHNTQTELSTQGHSMDAATRQQREEHLSSAQRSAKSYMQLTNQTVAMLKLFTDALADSFTMPEIVQRLADMLDYNLDAMVGPKSSNLRVDNLQEYGFNPRALLSEIVDVYLNLIGKENFILAVARDGRSYKPANFEKAADIMRKWSLKSPEQLRHWSQLQKKVQAAKEADDQAEEDMGEIPEEFLDPLMYSLMDDPVILPGSRISIDRATIRSHLLSDPHDPFNRVPLKIEDVVADTELKAKIEAFKTEKLAGKRREMVHDRMDTSN, from the exons ATGTCGGACACCCTTTCCGATGCAGACAAG attcgCAACAAGCGACTTGCAAAGCTCTCAAATCCAGCCCAGCCCTCCGTGGACGGCAACTCTGAATCGGCGCAGAGTTCAGCTAACACATCTCCATCACACTCACCATTGTCTACCCAGCCACCGAGCCGCCTTTTGAACGCGCCACCAACCCCGCAGCAGTCAGAAGGGAAGCGGATCAAGATCACACCGGTGGCTACACCAGAGCGAGCACGATCCACCGCTCCCTCAGCCCCCAGCACCCCCCCACCACAAAAAGTTGAAagcattgaggcatttgaaGACCGGACATTAAGTGCCGTGTTCAGAGTGACCCTCAAGGAAGAAGGGCAGCGTGACATTCATGGCAACCGCACATACTTGCCTAGACTTCGGAGTGAACTGCTGGATGAGGGCCAGGATTTGCGCATTCAGGTCGCGGTTCTAGACCAAGCCCTTTTAGAAGCTGCGTCAAAGGCCGAGAGGAACCGTCCTCTTGATTATCTGCTACCATGCTGGAAGCGCATCACAAAGCTGTACAAGGGATTGAGGCGGACGGGAGAGAATGACCCAAAGTACCAAGTTCTGTGTGAGGCGCGGCGGTTGTGCATGAGCTATTGTATCTTTGCGATTACAATGCCTGAGATGTTTGG GAGCGAATGGTCCCCGCAATCATCGTTAGCCTCGTACCTTCTTATCGACCTTGAGGACGACAAAGGAATCGATTTCGACTTTATCAACGAGGCTGTCAGAAGATTCGACGAAGACGACTCCGTTAAGCCTGCCTTCATATCTGCTGTTGAGCAGTTGAGTGCGCAACTTTCTTCCATGGACGTTAACGATGACTACAAGCCATACGCCACT GCTCTTCGAAATCTTGTTCGCAACGGTTCCATTGCGGCTGCAATCACGGAATCCTCTATTTTTAACAACACGAAGGACCCTGCTCAATTCGAGAAAGCCACTCTTTTGGGTCCATGGTTCCGCCTCTCGCCCCTTCAAGCTAACGTCACCCTGTCTTATTTCTCTAGCCCCAAGACCAGGGACCAGGCTTATATCTCCAATGCCCAGAGGTCGCTTCGAATGACACAGCAGATGCTTAGCTCTGATCTCCTTGACGTTGTGAACCACCTGATCCGGGCCTCGAAAGAGGCTAGGGATCGCGTTTTGGACTGGTTCGCCACTGCTATGAATATCAATCACAAAAGACGGGCGATGCAGGTCGACCCTGCACAAGTATCGTCTGACGGCTTCATGTTCAACATCACAACGTGCCTCGACCAGCTCTGTGAGCCGTTCATGGATGCAGCATTCACTAAAATCGACAGAGTTGATGCGGATTATCTCCACCGCAATTCTCGGGTTGACATGCGGGATGAGACCAAAATCAATGCCGATCAGCATGCTTCGGACGCTTTCTATTCTAAAAAGGTCGAAGGAACCTCAAACTTTATCACTGAAATATTTTTCCTGACTGTCGCCGCTCATCACTACGGCAGTGAATCATTGACGTCGAAGATGGAACAACTTGAGAAGGATGTGCGACAGATGGAGAGTACAATCACTAAATTCGAACTCGAGCGGGTTCGCTGGATCAACAATCCCCAGCAATTGCGCACCTTTGATACCGCCTTGAAGAAGTACAAAGACAAGCTTGATCTGGGTATCGCTCTCAAGTACAGTCTCCAGGGTGTGTTGTTTGACGAGCAGTGGCAGGCTCGTTCCATGCTGTTCATGCGATATGTTACCGTATGGCTTTTGAGACTTGTCTCGGGAAAGAACTTCCCCAAGGAGCAGGTTAcccttcctcttccagaGGAGCAGCCCGAAGTTTTCAAATGTCTGCCAGAGTACTTTTTGGAGGACGTTGTCAGCAACTTTAAATTTATCATGTGGTGCATGCCACAGATCATTACTGCCACCCAGGGCGATGAGTTGGTAATGCTATGCATCACATTCCTGGAGAGCTCCGCCTATATTAAAAATCCTTACCTGAAAGCCGGGCTGATCTCTATTCTATTCCGAGGCACCTGGAAACGCCCCGGTGGCGCCAGTGGTGTTTTGGTCGATCTGCTCAACTCGATGCCATTTGCCAACGAGCATCTCCTCCATGCGGTGATGAAATTCTACATTGAGGCAGAGTTCACGGGGACGCATTCGCAATTTTACGACAAGTTCAACATCCGTTACGAAATCTTTGAGATAATCAAATGCATCTGGCCCAACACTCTGTACCGGGAGAAGTTGTCCCTTCAAGCCAATCAGAACCTGGATTTCTTCGTGCAATTCGTCAACCTCCTATTGAACGATGTGACTTACGTACTCGATGAATCCTTCGGTGCATTCAAGACTATCCACAACACCCAGACTGAGCTGAGCACACAGGGCCACTCAATGGATGCCGCAACTCGCCAGCAGCGGGAAGAGCATCTGTCATCAGCGCAGCGTAGTGCCAAAAGCTACATGCAATTGACTAACCAGACCGTCGCAATGCTCAAGCTATTCACCGATGCTCTTGCTGACTCGTTCACCATGCCTGAGATCGTACAGCGACTCGCCGACATGCTGGACTACAACCTCGATGCAATGGTGGGACCCAAGAGCTCCAACCTCAGAGTAGACAACCTGCAAGAATATGGCTTCAATCCTCGCGCTCTTTTGAGTGAAATTGTCGACGTCTACCTTAATTTGATCGGCAAGGAAAACTTCATCTTGGCTGTTGCCCGTGATGGCCGATCCTACAAGCCAGCCAATTTTGAGAAGGCAGCCGACATTATGCGAAAGTGGTCGCTGAAATCCCCTGAGCAGCTCCGTCACTGGAGTCAGCTGCAGAAGAAGGTTCAGGCCGCCAAGGAGGCCGATGATCAAGCGGAGGAAGACATGGGCGAGATTCCTGAAGAATTCCTTG ATCCTCTTATGTATTCACTCATGGATGACCCGGTCATCCTTCCCGGCTCGCGGATCTCTATCGACCGCGCCACAATTCGCTCGCATCTCCTCAGTGACCCACACGATCCATTCAACCGCGTGCCATTGAAAATCGAAGATGTGGTTGCTG ACACCGAACTTAAAGCCAAGATCGAGGCGTTCAAAACCGAGAAATTAGCTGGCAAACGGAGGGAAATGGTTCATGATCGGATGGACACATCGAATTAG
- a CDS encoding Cytidylyltransferase, which translates to MSSFQTLRTHYVSLLKRFLTSSKDLEVLTTIPPDHAAESETLYVLDSSFNPPTCAHLRIVSTALLENPRPRPRVLLLLAIQNADKPSKPASFEDRLVMMELFARDLRAHLASAPAFAALGVTHAVETLPLVDIGITKKPYFVDKAAAIETSEPYPVPLKQVHLTGYDTLIRIFNSKYYPPEHTLKPLEPFLSKHRLRVTMRPSDEWGGREEQLGYVAALARGDRDGEGASREWAKQIQLVEGRLPTDQPVSSTRAREALQSAPQDLDWLVPEQTR; encoded by the exons ATGTCCTCATTCCAAACCCTCCGAACCCATTATGTCTCACTACTGAAGCGGTTCCTAACCTCGAGCAAAGACCTCGAGGTTCTGACAACTATCCCACCCGACCACGCCGCAGAATCAGAGACCCTCTATGTCTTAGACTCGTCCTTCAATCCCCCCACCTGCGCCCACCTCCGCATTGTGAGTACGGCACTGCTAGAAAATCCCCGGCCCCGCCCTCGagtgcttcttcttctcgccaTCCAGAATGCAGACAAGCCATCCAAGCCGGCCTCCTTCGAGGATCGGCTCGTGATGATGGAGCTGTTCGCTCGGGATCTCCGCGCCCACCTCGCATCAGCACCAGCCTTCGCCGCTTTGGGCGTTACTCACGCTGTCGAAACTCTCCCGTTGGTCGATATCGGCATCACGAAAAAGCCTTATTTTGTCGACAAGGCAGCTGCCATCGAAACGTCCGAGCCGTACCCCGTGCCGCTGAAGCAGGTCCACCTTACGGGCTACGACACTTTGATCCGGATCTTCAATTCCAAGTATTATCCGCCCGAACATACTTTGAAGCCTTTAGAGCCTTTCCTGTCAAAGCACAGGCTGCGTGTGACCATGCGACCGAGCGATGAGTGGGGTGGGAGAGAGGAGCAGCTAGGATATGTGGCGGCCCTTGCTAGAGGTGACCGAGATGGCGAGGGCGCGAGTAGAGAATGGGCCAAGCAGATTCAGCTTGTCGAGGGTCGTCTCCCTACTGACCAACCCGTGAGTTCAACTAGAGCCCGTGAGGCGTTGCAATCGGCTCCCCAGGACTTGGACTGGCTGGTGCCTGAACAG ACGAGATAG
- a CDS encoding putative inactive purple acid phosphatase, giving the protein MVPRPDIRALDQIVLKPPKDRTLRFREDGTFHIGVFEDLHFAEDDEKDKKSKEVMSNILSKEDIDFVVINGDLVSGEKTQKPDSSKYIHSVVSPLVEQGYSWASTYGNHDSEINLNPKDDMFKAEQKYPNSLTQSRISGDKAGITNYYLPVFSHGEANTSTPVLLLWFFDSKGGHYYKNQGDGGPAVKRPSWIHESVVEWFTKTNSKLKKEYGKVIPSLAFYHIPAHAMLEHQQTRGINPRLTPGVNHEPVHPQGTGDWSYDGQDVMFMDALLHTEGLIAGFSGHDHQNDWCFKWDGSLVDHDLTGNGINMCYGRHTGYGGYGDLVRGGRQILLHEDNLVDGTETWIRLEDGLTQARVTLNTTYGQDPYLAVTNGAVKPDSFTQASLLPLSWWWIPIMILSRWRM; this is encoded by the exons ATGGTACCCCGACCGGATATCAGAGCATTGGACCAGATCGTACTTAAACCACCAAAGGATCGAACCTTGAGATTTAGAGAAGATGGAACATTTCACATTGGAGTCTTTGAGGATTTACATTTCGCTGAGG ATGacgaaaaagacaagaagtcTAAAGAAGTGATGTCAAATATCCTCTCGAAAGAGGATATCGATTTCGTAGTCATAAACGGCGACCTAGTGTCTGGTgaaaaaacacaaaaaccTGATTCCAGCAAATATATCCACTCGGTCGTTTCCCCGCTCGTCGAGCAGGGGTACAGCTGGGCATCGACCTACGGCAACCATGACAGTGAGATTAATTTGAATCCGAAAGATGACATGTTCAAGGCCGAGCAGAAGTACCCCAACAGCTTGACGCAGAGTAGGATCTCCGGCGACAAAGCCGGAATCACAAATTATTACCTACCGGTGTTTTCCCATGGAGAGGCAAATACCAGCACACCGGTGCTGCTACTCTGGTTTTTTGATTCGAAGGGTGGGCACTATTATAAAAATCAAGGGGACGGCGGGCCTGCTGTTAAAAGACCCAGTTGGATCCATGAATCA GTCGTTGAGTGGTTCACCAAAACCAATTCCAAACTGAAAAAGGAGTATGGAAAAGTCATCCCATCACTAGCATTTTACCACATCCCCGCCCACGCAATGCTCGAACACCAACAAACAAGAGGCATAAATCCGCGTCTGACGCCCGGCGTGAATCACGAGCCTGTTCACCCACAAGGAACGGGCGATTGGAGTTACGACGGCCAGGATGTCATGTTCATGGACGCGCTCCTTCACACCGAAGGCTTAATCGCGGGATTTAGCGGCCACGATCACCAAAATGATTG GTGCTTTAAATGGGATGGCTCTCTGGTCGACCATGATCTAACCGGGAATGGTATCAACATGTGCTACGGTCGGCATACGGGGTATGGTGGCTACGGCGATCTAGTCCGCGGTGGACGGCAGATCTTACTCCACGAGGACAATCTCGTAGATGGCACTGAGACGTGGATTCGATTAGAAGATGGGTTGACCCAGGCTCGTGTCACGTTAAACACAACCTACGGACAGGATCCTTACCTTGCTGTTACTAATGGTGCTGTGAAGCCCGACTCCTTCACACAAGCCTCTTTGCTTCCTCTTTCGTGGTGGTGGATTCCGATTATGATACTCTCGCGGTGGAGAATGTAA